From Nitrospirota bacterium, a single genomic window includes:
- a CDS encoding amino acid permease, protein MIRRLFRTKSIDQILKDADHPDHRLKKTLTAWDLTALGIGAIIGTGIFVLIGTAIVGDAHRPGAGPGIILSFVLSGLTCAFAALCYAEFSTMIPVAGSAYTYSYATLGEFLAWITGWNLILEYGVACVAVAIGWSGYFNNLLRLAGIELPHWATHPPGGPDGGVANFPAAIIVLLVTIILVIGIKESARATGIIVCLKLAVILFFIAVGTPAVNADNWIPFMPQGFAGVGAAAAIVFFAYIGFDAISTTAEEAKNPQRDLPIAIIASLSICTVLYIAVAAVLTGLVPASQIDIHAPVAEALNRVGFKWGAAIVGIGAVAGITSVLVVMMLGQIRVFFAMSRDHLLSPWLSTVHPRYGTPHYATIITGIGVATLAALIPIGDAADMTNIGTLFAFVLVCIGVVILRYTKPNQPRPFRLPFMPVVPILGMLACLGLMSFLPWVTWIRFVVWTIIGIAVYLGYGLKHSKLAGPSPEGHLPRAR, encoded by the coding sequence GTGATCAGGCGGCTCTTCCGAACGAAATCGATCGATCAGATTCTCAAGGACGCCGATCATCCCGATCATCGTTTAAAAAAGACCCTCACGGCCTGGGATCTGACGGCGCTTGGCATCGGCGCGATCATCGGCACCGGCATCTTCGTGCTCATCGGCACCGCCATCGTCGGCGATGCCCATCGGCCAGGCGCAGGACCGGGAATCATTCTGTCATTCGTGCTCTCCGGCCTGACCTGTGCCTTTGCGGCGCTCTGCTACGCAGAGTTCTCCACGATGATCCCCGTGGCCGGTTCCGCCTATACCTATTCGTATGCAACGCTGGGAGAATTTCTGGCTTGGATCACCGGGTGGAATTTGATCCTTGAATATGGCGTGGCCTGTGTCGCTGTGGCCATTGGCTGGTCCGGCTATTTCAATAATTTGCTCCGGCTGGCCGGGATCGAATTGCCACACTGGGCGACGCACCCACCGGGAGGACCGGACGGGGGCGTGGCCAACTTTCCTGCCGCCATTATCGTGCTGCTGGTCACGATCATCCTCGTTATCGGGATCAAAGAAAGCGCCCGCGCGACCGGCATCATTGTTTGTTTGAAGCTCGCGGTCATTCTCTTTTTCATTGCCGTGGGGACGCCGGCTGTGAATGCGGACAACTGGATCCCCTTCATGCCTCAGGGGTTCGCAGGCGTCGGTGCCGCAGCGGCGATAGTGTTTTTCGCCTATATCGGATTCGACGCCATCTCCACGACCGCCGAGGAGGCCAAAAACCCTCAGAGGGATCTGCCGATCGCGATCATCGCCTCGCTCAGCATCTGCACGGTCCTCTACATTGCCGTGGCCGCTGTCCTGACCGGTTTGGTCCCCGCGTCACAAATCGATATCCATGCGCCGGTGGCGGAAGCGCTTAACAGGGTAGGGTTCAAGTGGGGAGCGGCGATTGTGGGGATCGGGGCTGTGGCAGGAATTACCAGCGTGCTGGTCGTGATGATGCTGGGTCAGATCCGGGTCTTCTTTGCCATGTCGCGCGACCACCTTTTAAGCCCGTGGCTATCAACCGTGCATCCGCGCTATGGCACGCCTCACTATGCCACGATTATCACCGGTATCGGCGTGGCCACGCTTGCCGCCTTGATTCCCATCGGCGACGCGGCGGACATGACGAACATCGGCACCCTCTTTGCGTTTGTCCTGGTCTGTATCGGTGTCGTGATCCTGCGCTATACGAAACCGAATCAGCCCCGCCCGTTCCGTCTTCCCTTCATGCCGGTCGTGCCCATTCTTGGCATGTTGGCCTGCCTTGGCCTCATGAGCTTTCTTCCCTGGGTGACCTGGATCCGATTCGTCGTCTGGACCATTATCGGCATTGCGGTTTACCTGGGATATGGCTTGAAGCATAGCAAGCTGGCCGGCCCTTCCCCTGAAGGCCACCTCCCGCGTGCACGTTAA
- a CDS encoding gamma-glutamyl-gamma-aminobutyrate hydrolase family protein produces MKPIIGVTPDFNAGDRKEWGGREPTYFLRARYIRAIEELGGIPLVLPLVADRAARRRLLQQLDGLLLTGSGPDLPPSLYGERQRYPFGTVSDRRASFELDLVHLARRADVPLLGICGGMQTMNVACGGSLFQDIASQVTKPLQHRQRTHATNLSHSVTVTPGSLLRRIVRSVSMRVNSSHHQSVKAVAPSLIASAVAPDGIVEAIESPTHRFFLGIQWHPEFLFEQHPLHRRLFEAFLRAARRRAT; encoded by the coding sequence ATGAAACCGATCATCGGCGTCACACCAGACTTTAATGCCGGTGATCGGAAGGAATGGGGCGGGCGCGAGCCCACGTACTTCCTGCGTGCGCGTTATATTCGTGCAATCGAAGAACTGGGCGGCATCCCGCTGGTGCTACCGCTCGTCGCAGACCGGGCCGCGAGGCGGCGGCTGCTGCAGCAACTCGACGGACTTCTCCTTACCGGAAGCGGGCCGGACCTTCCCCCGTCATTGTACGGTGAGCGTCAGCGCTATCCGTTTGGAACCGTGAGCGACCGCCGCGCGAGCTTTGAGTTGGATCTCGTTCACCTGGCCAGGCGGGCTGATGTCCCCCTGCTCGGTATCTGTGGAGGGATGCAGACCATGAACGTCGCCTGCGGCGGCAGTCTGTTCCAGGATATCGCGTCCCAAGTGACGAAGCCGCTCCAGCATCGGCAACGGACTCACGCGACGAATCTCAGTCACAGCGTGACCGTCACCCCGGGCAGTTTGCTCCGCCGTATCGTACGATCCGTCTCGATGCGAGTGAACAGCTCGCACCATCAATCGGTTAAAGCCGTTGCTCCGTCATTGATCGCCAGCGCGGTGGCTCCCGACGGCATCGTCGAGGCGATCGAATCCCCGACCCACCGTTTTTTTCTCGGCATCCAGTGGCACCCGGAATTTTTGTTCGAACAGCATCCTCTCCATCGGCGATTGTTCGAGGCCTTTTTGCGCGCCGCCCGTCGCCGGGCCACTTAG